One segment of Anatilimnocola aggregata DNA contains the following:
- a CDS encoding PQQ-binding-like beta-propeller repeat protein produces MALIAAEEQWNQYRGPNADGTSAATGLPTKWSETENVKWRAPIRGKAWSSPVVWNQQIWLTTAPADGKELFAICLDRETGKVLHDVKVFDVASPQYCHDRNSYASCTPFVEADRVYVHYGVHGTACLDTKTGKVLWTRNDLECNHHRGAGSSPIVWQDLLILTFDGFDVQYVVALDKETGKTVWKTDRGFNYGTDNGDVMKAYGTPRVVEVGGQLELVSPSAGSTAAYDPRTGKELWQVKSGGMNAAGRPVVSKDTAFIGTADGGMHLFAVKLGGRGDVTGTHVNWKLAKGYPRYASPILVDGLLYMGNEQGIITCVDAETGEVKYQNRLGGLFMSSPVYADGKLYFFAEEGICHVIKPGPEFVSLAENKLAGGFMASPAIAGKALILRTKDAVVCVAE; encoded by the coding sequence GTGGCACTAATCGCTGCGGAAGAGCAGTGGAATCAATATCGCGGACCAAATGCCGATGGCACTTCAGCTGCAACTGGTCTGCCGACGAAGTGGAGCGAAACTGAGAATGTGAAATGGCGTGCGCCGATTCGCGGGAAGGCGTGGTCGTCGCCCGTTGTTTGGAATCAACAGATCTGGTTGACCACGGCTCCAGCGGACGGAAAAGAACTCTTCGCGATCTGCTTGGATCGCGAAACTGGCAAAGTGTTGCACGATGTCAAAGTATTTGATGTCGCTTCCCCTCAGTATTGCCACGACCGCAATAGCTACGCCTCTTGCACTCCGTTTGTCGAAGCCGACCGCGTCTATGTCCATTACGGAGTGCATGGGACCGCATGTCTCGATACCAAGACGGGCAAAGTGCTGTGGACGCGTAACGACCTGGAATGCAATCACCATCGTGGTGCCGGTTCTTCCCCCATCGTCTGGCAGGACTTGTTGATTTTGACCTTCGACGGCTTTGATGTTCAGTACGTCGTGGCACTCGACAAAGAGACCGGCAAGACCGTTTGGAAAACAGACCGGGGCTTTAACTACGGCACCGATAACGGGGACGTGATGAAGGCCTATGGCACGCCGCGAGTAGTCGAAGTCGGCGGGCAGTTGGAGTTAGTCAGCCCGAGTGCGGGTTCGACAGCAGCCTACGATCCACGAACCGGCAAAGAGTTATGGCAAGTAAAGAGTGGCGGGATGAACGCGGCAGGCCGTCCAGTAGTCAGCAAAGACACTGCATTCATCGGCACAGCTGATGGTGGCATGCATTTATTCGCCGTCAAGCTCGGCGGTCGTGGCGACGTCACTGGTACCCATGTGAACTGGAAGCTTGCCAAGGGATATCCCCGCTATGCTTCGCCCATTCTGGTGGATGGATTGTTGTACATGGGGAACGAACAGGGAATTATCACTTGCGTGGATGCCGAAACGGGCGAAGTGAAATATCAGAATCGACTCGGCGGGCTATTCATGTCGTCCCCGGTGTATGCGGACGGCAAGCTCTACTTCTTTGCCGAAGAAGGGATCTGCCACGTCATCAAGCCGGGCCCCGAATTCGTTTCTCTGGCCGAAAACAAGCTTGCCGGCGGCTTCATGGCCAGCCCGGCCATTGCTGGCAAGGCGCTGATCTTGCGCACGAAGGATGCCGTGGTTTGCGTGGCGGAGTAA
- a CDS encoding DUF1559 family PulG-like putative transporter, which translates to MRKENLKQLIRPAFTLVELLVVISIIGVLVALLLPAVQAAREAARRTQCSNHLKQIGLGFQLHHDTHNALPSGGRGSRMARTFESSGVPAIMTRQAWVWTYQIMPYIEQTALYMEKDDQTVMETPVKIYFCPSRRPPQVWECFQNDSYTGPSPKRAQLDYAGNRGTLAGGTDGALNLGYDIAAASPKPNSSVRYAEITDGLSNTMMVAERPWDAQSYFSQPRAAESDISNGGYVTNFPYLTLAGTFAPFRDPIVPSAAVDIDGSRAVQKLLREGFGSAHPGAMNAVLGDGSVRTVSYNITATVMLNFCRREDGNPFNPSDLGG; encoded by the coding sequence ATGCGCAAGGAAAACCTCAAGCAGTTGATAAGGCCAGCGTTCACCTTGGTCGAATTGTTGGTCGTCATCTCCATTATCGGAGTGCTCGTGGCCTTATTGTTGCCGGCTGTGCAGGCAGCCCGCGAAGCGGCGCGGCGCACTCAATGCAGCAATCATCTCAAGCAGATTGGACTCGGTTTTCAATTGCATCACGACACGCACAATGCCCTGCCCAGCGGTGGCCGCGGCTCGCGCATGGCGAGAACGTTCGAAAGCAGCGGTGTGCCGGCAATCATGACGAGGCAAGCCTGGGTGTGGACTTATCAAATCATGCCCTACATCGAGCAAACGGCTCTCTACATGGAGAAAGATGACCAAACGGTTATGGAAACGCCGGTCAAGATCTACTTTTGCCCCAGCCGTCGGCCGCCCCAAGTCTGGGAGTGTTTTCAAAACGACTCGTACACCGGGCCTTCGCCAAAGCGTGCCCAGCTTGATTACGCCGGCAATCGTGGCACCCTGGCAGGCGGCACGGATGGCGCGCTCAATTTGGGTTACGACATCGCCGCGGCATCACCTAAGCCGAATAGTTCAGTCCGTTACGCCGAGATTACCGACGGTCTCTCGAACACGATGATGGTCGCGGAACGTCCCTGGGACGCTCAATCTTATTTTTCACAACCGCGGGCGGCGGAAAGTGACATCAGCAACGGCGGTTACGTAACTAATTTCCCCTACCTGACCTTGGCCGGTACGTTTGCCCCCTTCCGCGACCCAATCGTGCCGAGTGCCGCAGTCGACATTGATGGTTCCCGAGCCGTTCAGAAGTTGCTGCGTGAAGGTTTCGGATCTGCTCACCCGGGAGCCATGAATGCCGTCTTGGGTGATGGCTCCGTTCGCACAGTTTCTTACAACATTACTGCCACCGTCATGCTCAACTTCTGCCGCCGCGAGGATGGCAACCCGTTTAATCCGTCCGATCTGGGCGGCTAA
- a CDS encoding glutamine synthetase III family protein has translation MSGSKARMQAIAAVTSYKPSSPPVNFKTVSSKDVFGANVFTLAEMQARLPKPVFKSVKKTIETGSQLDNSVADVVAGAMRDWAIENGATHYAHVFHPLTGLTAEKHDSFLSPDGKGGTVAEFTGKQLIQGEPDASSFPSGGIRATFEARGYTAWDVMSPAYILENENGTTLCIPCCFVSWTGEALDKKTPLLRSNKALNTQAQRILKLFGHANPTIVSSSAGAEQEYFLIDRNFFYARPDLLNAGRTLFGAKPPKGQEFEDQYFGHIPDRVLACMLDTERELFKLGIPVKTRHNEVAPSQYEIAPVYEDANVATDHQQLVMLTLKKGAQKYGMECLLHEKPFAGINGSGKHLNWSLGNSTQGNLLEPGDNPHDNMQFLVFAGAVIRAVHKFGGLLRAVVATANNDHRLGANEAPPAIISIFLGEQLADVFEQIQKGGAKSSKAAGTLTVGVDTLPILPKDAGDRNRTSPFAFTGNKFEFRAVGSSQSIGGPLVALNTIVAESLDFVATELEKATGGDSAKLPGAVQKVLQDIMAKHGAVVFNGDGYSQAWHNEAESRGLLNLKTTVDALPQITTPEVLAMFEKYGVLTARETTSRQDIYIEQYVKTVLTEAKLTVEIARTMIFPAAVRYQSELAVTCSNLKTLGYSFDTDTLDTITKLVKGLQDSSTAVEEALGHHSSSLLEEAKHICHTVLPAMLKVREFADKLEGLVADDLWPLPTYQEMLFIK, from the coding sequence GTGAGTGGTAGCAAAGCGCGGATGCAGGCCATCGCGGCCGTTACAAGTTACAAGCCATCGTCACCGCCGGTGAACTTCAAGACCGTTTCGTCGAAAGACGTCTTCGGCGCGAATGTTTTCACGTTGGCAGAGATGCAGGCTCGCTTGCCGAAGCCGGTTTTCAAGTCAGTGAAGAAGACGATCGAAACGGGCTCACAGCTCGACAACAGCGTGGCCGATGTGGTCGCGGGAGCCATGCGAGATTGGGCCATCGAAAACGGCGCCACGCACTATGCTCACGTCTTCCACCCGTTGACCGGGTTGACCGCCGAAAAGCACGACAGCTTCCTCTCGCCCGACGGCAAGGGTGGCACGGTCGCCGAATTCACCGGCAAGCAACTGATTCAAGGCGAACCGGACGCTTCCAGCTTTCCCAGCGGCGGCATTCGCGCCACGTTCGAAGCCCGCGGTTACACCGCTTGGGATGTGATGAGCCCTGCCTACATTCTCGAAAACGAGAATGGCACCACCCTCTGCATTCCTTGCTGCTTCGTCAGCTGGACTGGGGAAGCGCTCGATAAGAAGACCCCGCTTCTCCGCTCGAATAAGGCCTTGAATACTCAGGCTCAGCGGATTTTGAAGTTGTTCGGCCACGCCAATCCGACGATTGTTTCGTCGTCGGCTGGTGCCGAACAGGAATACTTCCTGATCGATCGCAACTTCTTTTACGCTCGCCCCGACCTGCTCAACGCTGGTCGCACCCTGTTCGGCGCTAAGCCTCCGAAGGGCCAAGAGTTTGAAGATCAATACTTTGGTCATATTCCTGACCGCGTATTGGCCTGCATGCTTGATACCGAACGCGAGTTGTTCAAGCTCGGCATTCCGGTGAAGACTCGCCACAACGAAGTGGCTCCTTCGCAGTACGAAATCGCTCCGGTGTACGAAGACGCCAACGTTGCCACGGACCACCAGCAATTGGTGATGCTCACGCTGAAGAAGGGCGCTCAAAAGTATGGCATGGAGTGCTTGCTGCACGAAAAGCCGTTCGCCGGCATCAATGGTTCGGGCAAGCACTTGAACTGGTCGCTCGGCAATAGCACGCAGGGTAACTTGCTCGAGCCAGGCGATAATCCTCACGACAACATGCAGTTCCTGGTCTTTGCCGGAGCTGTGATCCGCGCCGTGCATAAGTTCGGTGGTTTGCTTCGCGCCGTGGTCGCCACTGCGAACAACGATCACCGCTTGGGTGCCAATGAAGCTCCTCCCGCAATCATCTCGATCTTCCTCGGCGAACAACTGGCCGATGTATTCGAGCAGATTCAAAAGGGTGGTGCCAAGTCGAGCAAGGCTGCCGGCACGCTGACCGTCGGTGTCGATACGCTGCCCATCCTGCCGAAGGATGCCGGCGATCGTAACCGCACCAGCCCGTTTGCCTTCACCGGCAACAAGTTCGAATTCCGTGCTGTCGGTTCGAGCCAATCGATTGGTGGCCCGCTGGTGGCCCTCAACACGATCGTGGCTGAATCGCTGGACTTCGTTGCTACCGAGCTTGAAAAAGCCACCGGTGGCGATAGCGCCAAGTTGCCTGGTGCCGTGCAGAAGGTTCTGCAAGACATCATGGCCAAGCACGGCGCCGTTGTGTTCAATGGCGACGGCTACTCGCAAGCCTGGCACAACGAGGCAGAATCGCGTGGCCTGCTGAATCTGAAGACAACCGTGGATGCCCTGCCGCAGATCACGACGCCTGAAGTGCTCGCCATGTTCGAAAAATATGGTGTGCTCACCGCTCGCGAAACAACTTCGCGTCAGGACATCTACATCGAGCAGTACGTTAAGACTGTCCTCACGGAAGCCAAGTTGACGGTGGAGATCGCACGCACGATGATCTTCCCCGCTGCGGTTCGCTATCAAAGCGAGTTGGCGGTGACTTGCTCTAACCTGAAGACGCTCGGCTATAGCTTCGACACTGATACGTTGGACACCATCACTAAGTTGGTGAAGGGGTTGCAAGACTCGTCCACTGCAGTCGAAGAGGCGCTCGGTCACCACAGCAGTAGTCTGCTGGAAGAGGCCAAGCACATCTGTCACACGGTACTGCCGGCCATGCTGAAGGTTCGTGAATTCGCCGACAAGCTCGAAGGCCTGGTGGCCGACGACCTGTGGCCGCTGCCAACCTATCAGGAAATGCTGTTTATCAAGTAG
- a CDS encoding glutamine synthetase beta-grasp domain-containing protein has product MTPREILALCREKEVQAVDLRLADLSGAWHHLTIPVARLDEDVFEDGVGFDGTALWGGPPTNESDLLAVPQPETAYLDPVAAVPTLAILCNIQDPLTREPFSRDPRYIAQKAVNYLRSTGFADEAQIGPKAQFFVFDEAKFTQSGSGSSCQVSAATEVHSLQSEMLQALNDAGLKVEGVLRSSQATPSAIGLAHQPVVTMADHLLAYKHIIRHVARRRQKQATFMPQPLAEGPGSGLHTHLSFWKKEQPIFAGHGYAGLSDTGLYALGGVLRHAPALLALCSPTTNSYKRLAPGGQGPVHLVYSQRNRSAACRIPVYSSSPKSRRIAFRCPDPSCNPYLAFAAIVLAAIDGIQTKLHPGQPYEGDRRYASPAELAELPHVPATLDEALRALEEDQEFLLRDDVFTPDVIQTWIDEKRRSEIQPLRLRPHPFEFCLYFDV; this is encoded by the coding sequence GTGACTCCCCGAGAAATTCTTGCTCTGTGTCGTGAAAAAGAAGTGCAGGCTGTCGACCTGCGCCTGGCTGATCTGAGTGGCGCGTGGCATCATTTGACGATTCCCGTCGCGCGCTTGGACGAAGACGTGTTTGAAGATGGCGTGGGGTTCGATGGCACTGCCTTGTGGGGTGGCCCGCCGACCAACGAGAGTGACCTGCTCGCGGTGCCCCAGCCAGAAACTGCCTACCTTGATCCCGTCGCAGCTGTGCCGACGTTGGCCATTCTGTGCAACATTCAAGATCCACTGACTCGTGAGCCATTTTCGCGCGATCCACGCTACATCGCTCAGAAGGCCGTAAACTACTTGCGCAGCACGGGCTTTGCCGACGAGGCACAGATCGGGCCCAAAGCCCAGTTTTTTGTGTTTGACGAAGCGAAATTTACACAAAGTGGGTCGGGCAGCAGCTGTCAGGTTTCGGCCGCGACCGAAGTCCATTCGCTGCAGTCCGAGATGCTGCAAGCTCTCAACGATGCGGGGCTAAAAGTCGAAGGCGTTCTGCGCTCGTCACAGGCGACGCCGAGCGCTATCGGCCTCGCGCATCAGCCCGTGGTGACGATGGCAGATCATCTGCTCGCCTACAAACACATTATTCGGCACGTGGCTCGACGTCGGCAAAAGCAGGCTACGTTCATGCCTCAACCGTTGGCCGAAGGGCCAGGAAGCGGGCTGCACACTCACTTATCGTTTTGGAAGAAAGAGCAGCCCATTTTTGCCGGTCACGGCTATGCGGGGCTCAGCGATACCGGGCTCTATGCACTAGGTGGCGTGTTGCGGCATGCGCCAGCGTTACTCGCGCTCTGCAGTCCGACGACGAATAGTTACAAACGATTGGCACCCGGCGGTCAGGGGCCCGTTCATTTAGTCTATTCACAGCGTAATCGTTCAGCAGCGTGCCGCATTCCGGTTTACAGTTCGAGCCCCAAGAGCCGCCGTATTGCTTTTCGCTGTCCCGATCCCAGTTGCAATCCTTATCTGGCATTTGCTGCGATCGTCCTCGCAGCCATCGATGGCATTCAAACGAAGTTGCATCCGGGTCAACCGTACGAAGGTGACCGACGCTATGCTTCGCCCGCCGAATTGGCAGAGTTGCCACATGTGCCGGCGACACTCGACGAAGCCCTGCGCGCTTTGGAAGAAGACCAGGAATTTCTGTTGCGGGACGATGTTTTCACTCCCGACGTCATTCAAACCTGGATCGACGAAAAACGCCGCAGCGAGATTCAGCCGTTGCGGCTGCGACCGCATCCATTCGAATTCTGCCTGTATTTCGACGTCTAG
- a CDS encoding dipeptidase: protein MTQALKRRRFLLTAMATPLVAAMTNRSRAARAAERVKFNASIDASWQAGLDVLKPSQVELDRGLGLHAESLVFDCYGFAPRCAVDGEVIAQAVAAGASDEELQDLREEMGMTRCVTNEQERDEFELAWRAAGVTCIFQNAGEEGQNPIRLLKRLGRFTYLTDHLREFLFKAVTPADIEQAKKDGKHCLYFTGNGVPIAGEFNSVPDELRHIKLFFQLGIRMMHVTYNRRNLLGDGCAEPANGGLSDLGRAAVAEMNRVGVIVDVAHSGWRTSLEAAQASKLPMVASHTACDAVNHHIRAKPVEVIKAICDGGGLIGICCIPAFLGGNGDIPALIEHIDYVAKRFGTQHVGIGTDIAYTSSLSFPATRQIPPRGPRRTRYEAFWPEGALGKRFPGEKSLAWTNWPLFTVGLVQRGYRDEDIRLILGQNMLRVSRELLKSRAAN, encoded by the coding sequence ATGACTCAGGCTCTAAAGCGTCGTCGTTTCCTTCTGACCGCAATGGCTACTCCGCTCGTCGCTGCGATGACCAATCGGAGTCGTGCCGCGCGGGCTGCGGAGCGTGTGAAGTTTAATGCTTCAATCGATGCCAGCTGGCAGGCGGGACTCGACGTGCTCAAGCCCTCGCAGGTCGAACTCGATCGCGGTTTAGGTTTGCATGCAGAATCTCTGGTTTTCGATTGCTACGGCTTTGCGCCGCGATGTGCGGTCGATGGTGAAGTTATCGCTCAGGCGGTGGCAGCGGGTGCGTCGGACGAAGAGCTGCAAGACCTGCGCGAAGAAATGGGAATGACTCGCTGCGTGACGAACGAGCAGGAACGCGACGAGTTTGAACTCGCCTGGCGGGCAGCGGGAGTGACCTGCATTTTCCAGAATGCGGGCGAAGAAGGTCAGAATCCTATTCGGCTCCTCAAACGGTTGGGGCGATTCACTTACCTGACCGATCACCTGCGCGAGTTCTTATTCAAAGCGGTTACTCCAGCCGACATTGAACAGGCCAAAAAGGATGGGAAGCACTGCCTGTACTTTACCGGTAATGGTGTGCCGATTGCTGGTGAATTCAATTCGGTCCCCGATGAACTGCGACACATCAAGCTGTTTTTTCAGTTGGGCATTCGGATGATGCACGTCACCTATAATCGCCGCAATCTGCTCGGTGATGGCTGTGCTGAGCCAGCCAACGGCGGGCTTAGCGATTTGGGCCGGGCAGCGGTGGCCGAGATGAATCGAGTAGGCGTGATTGTCGATGTCGCGCACAGCGGCTGGCGCACCAGTTTGGAAGCGGCGCAAGCCTCGAAGCTGCCGATGGTCGCCAGTCACACTGCCTGCGATGCTGTGAATCATCACATTCGCGCCAAGCCAGTCGAGGTCATCAAAGCGATCTGCGATGGTGGTGGCCTGATCGGCATCTGTTGCATCCCCGCTTTTCTCGGGGGTAATGGCGACATTCCCGCTTTGATCGAACACATCGACTATGTAGCCAAACGATTCGGCACGCAGCACGTCGGCATCGGCACCGATATTGCTTACACCTCAAGCTTGTCGTTTCCCGCGACCCGGCAAATTCCTCCGCGTGGTCCGCGGCGCACACGCTACGAAGCGTTCTGGCCGGAAGGAGCACTTGGCAAACGGTTCCCGGGCGAGAAATCGCTCGCTTGGACCAATTGGCCGCTCTTTACCGTGGGCTTGGTGCAGCGCGGTTATCGCGACGAAGACATTCGTTTGATTCTCGGCCAGAACATGCTGCGCGTGTCGCGAGAGTTGTTGAAAAGTCGCGCCGCGAATTAA
- a CDS encoding DUF1501 domain-containing protein — MNPYLQHQLLVNRREFFGRSACGLGTAALASLLNRDGLAAETPAAKLVGGLESLPHLAPKAKRVIYLFQNGAPTHADLFDYKPKLKKLHGQPVPEEYTAGKRFSTMTGSPKGKLMLAPVEPFAQHGKSGAWVSNLMPHTAKIADELCFVKSMYTEAINHAPAITFFLTGGELPGRPSLGAWLSYGLGSETENLPGFCVMTSISKGTSCGQIFYDFYWGSGFLPSKFQGVKFRGSGEPVLYLTNPDGLSRETRRTQLDALAKLNDMRLQEFADPEISTRIAQYEMAYRMQASVPELTDFSDETAATLESYGPLVKEPGTFAYNCLMARRLIERGVRYVQLMHAGWDQHNSITTELYNQCRDTDQPSAALVKDLKARGLLDDTLVIWGGEFGRTPFIQGNIADRVKWGRDHHPYAFTVWMAGGGIKPGITYGESDDLAMNVAKDGVHVHDFQATLLHLLGIDHERLTYKFQGRYFRLTDVHGKVVKPILA, encoded by the coding sequence ATGAATCCATACCTTCAGCATCAATTGCTCGTGAATCGCCGCGAGTTCTTCGGCCGCTCAGCCTGCGGCTTGGGAACCGCGGCGCTGGCATCGCTACTCAACCGCGATGGCTTAGCTGCGGAAACGCCTGCTGCCAAGCTAGTCGGTGGCCTGGAATCGCTGCCGCATCTTGCGCCCAAGGCGAAGCGCGTGATCTATCTGTTTCAGAACGGCGCGCCGACGCATGCGGACCTGTTCGATTACAAGCCGAAGCTGAAAAAGTTGCACGGCCAGCCCGTGCCGGAAGAGTACACGGCTGGCAAACGCTTCAGCACGATGACCGGCTCGCCCAAAGGCAAGCTGATGCTCGCGCCCGTCGAGCCCTTTGCCCAGCACGGTAAGAGCGGAGCCTGGGTCAGCAACTTGATGCCTCACACGGCGAAGATTGCCGACGAACTTTGCTTCGTGAAGAGCATGTACACCGAAGCAATCAACCATGCGCCGGCAATTACGTTTTTTCTCACCGGCGGTGAATTGCCTGGCCGGCCATCGCTGGGGGCCTGGCTCAGCTATGGTCTCGGCAGCGAAACGGAGAACCTTCCCGGTTTCTGCGTGATGACTTCCATCAGTAAGGGAACAAGCTGCGGGCAGATCTTTTACGACTTCTATTGGGGGAGCGGATTTCTTCCCTCGAAGTTTCAGGGTGTGAAATTTCGTGGCAGCGGTGAACCTGTTCTGTACCTGACGAATCCCGACGGGCTCTCGCGCGAAACTCGCCGCACGCAGCTCGACGCGCTGGCTAAGCTGAATGACATGCGCTTGCAGGAGTTCGCCGATCCAGAGATTTCGACCCGCATCGCGCAGTACGAAATGGCCTATCGGATGCAGGCCAGCGTGCCGGAACTGACCGACTTTTCCGATGAAACGGCGGCGACTCTCGAGTCGTACGGTCCGCTGGTGAAAGAACCCGGCACCTTTGCATACAACTGTCTAATGGCCCGCCGGCTGATCGAGCGGGGCGTCCGCTACGTACAACTGATGCACGCGGGCTGGGACCAGCACAACAGCATCACGACCGAGCTCTACAACCAGTGCCGCGATACCGACCAGCCCTCGGCGGCACTTGTTAAAGACCTCAAGGCCCGCGGACTGCTGGATGATACGCTCGTCATCTGGGGGGGCGAGTTCGGCCGCACCCCGTTCATTCAGGGGAACATCGCCGACCGGGTGAAATGGGGCCGCGATCATCACCCGTATGCCTTCACCGTGTGGATGGCTGGCGGGGGCATCAAACCCGGTATTACTTACGGTGAATCCGACGATCTCGCCATGAATGTGGCCAAAGACGGCGTTCACGTCCACGATTTTCAGGCCACGCTCCTGCACTTGCTCGGCATCGACCACGAACGGCTCACGTACAAGTTTCAAGGGCGGTATTTTCGCCTGACAGACGTTCACGGCAAGGTTGTGAAGCCGATTCTGGCGTAA